In Malus sylvestris chromosome 15, drMalSylv7.2, whole genome shotgun sequence, a single genomic region encodes these proteins:
- the LOC126602403 gene encoding uncharacterized methyltransferase At2g41040, chloroplastic-like isoform X2 has product MASSSLHQATETGNASSLLTFQPENQSSGDGIELLACPVCYEPLIRKGPPGLNLQAIFRSAFECKICHKLYNSSSKSKEKDIYLDLTVSGGLREYIAPNPAGTDFFRYRLVSFLYERGWRQYFGQSGFPGPDQEFKMAMDYFQSATDQGEGGGSGGVVVDVSCGSGLFSRRFAKSGVFAGVVALDFSESMLRQCYNFLKADPASLFATNLGLVRADVSRLPFASGSVDAVHAGAALHCWPSPSNAVAEITRILRSGAIFVGTTFLRSSPYTPWIFKPFREMSRSSNSYLTEREIEDLCRSCGLTNYSSKVQQSFIMFSARKPAV; this is encoded by the exons ATGGCTTCTTCGTCTCTTCACCAAGCAACGGAAACCGGAAATGCAAGCTCCCTACTTACTTTCCAACCCGAAAATCAAAGCTCCGGCGATGGCATTGAGCTGTTAGCATGCCCTGTGTGCTACGAACCGCTCATCCGAAAAGGCCCCCCCGGTCTCAACCT gCAAGCAATATTTAGGTCGGCTTTCGAGTGCAAGATATGCCACAAGTTGTATAACAGCAGTAGTAAGAGCAAAGAGAAAGACATTTACCTGGATCTTACTGTTAGCGGTGGATTGAGGGAGTACATTGCGCCCAATCCAGCCGGGACTGACTTCTTCAGATATCGCCTCGTTTCCTTCTTGTACGAAAGAGGTTGGCGTCAGTATTTTGGCCAAAGCGGCTTCCCTGGACCTGATCAAGAG TTTAAAATGGCTATGGACTACTTTCAATCCGCTACTGATCAAGGTGAAGGTGGCGGTAGTGGTGGTGTAGTTGTGGATGTAAGCTGTGGGAGCGGTTTATTTTCCAGAAGATTTGCCAAATCCGGGGTCTTTGCTGGAGTAGTGGCGCTCGATTTTTCTGAGAGTATGCTTCGCCAGTGTTACAATTTTCTGAAGGCAGATCCTGCTTCCCTTTTTGCTAC CAATCTTGGTCTCGTGAGGGCAGATGTTTCTAGGCTTCCATTTGCATCAGGTTCTGTTGATGCTGTCCACGCCGGCGCTGCATTGCATTGCTGGCCGTCTCCATCCAACGCC GTTGCTGAAATCACTCGTATATTACGCAGTGGCGCCATCTTTGTGGGAACGACTTTTCTGCGTTCTAGTCCTTATACTCCATGGATATTCAAGCCTTTTAGGGAG ATGTCACGGAGCTCCAATAGCTATTTAacggagagagagattgaggacTTGTGTAGATCATGCGGTCTCACCAACTACTCGAGCAAAGTTCAGCAATCCTTCATCATGTTTTCTGCTCGGAAACCGGCTGTGTAG
- the LOC126602403 gene encoding uncharacterized methyltransferase At2g41040, chloroplastic-like isoform X1 codes for MASSSLHQATETGNASSLLTFQPENQSSGDGIELLACPVCYEPLIRKGPPGLNLQAIFRSAFECKICHKLYNSSSKSKEKDIYLDLTVSGGLREYIAPNPAGTDFFRYRLVSFLYERGWRQYFGQSGFPGPDQEFKMAMDYFQSATDQGEGGGSGGVVVDVSCGSGLFSRRFAKSGVFAGVVALDFSESMLRQCYNFLKADPASLFATNLGLVRADVSRLPFASGSVDAVHAGAALHCWPSPSNAVAEITRILRSGAIFVGTTFLRSSPYTPWIFKPFREKMSRSSNSYLTEREIEDLCRSCGLTNYSSKVQQSFIMFSARKPAV; via the exons ATGGCTTCTTCGTCTCTTCACCAAGCAACGGAAACCGGAAATGCAAGCTCCCTACTTACTTTCCAACCCGAAAATCAAAGCTCCGGCGATGGCATTGAGCTGTTAGCATGCCCTGTGTGCTACGAACCGCTCATCCGAAAAGGCCCCCCCGGTCTCAACCT gCAAGCAATATTTAGGTCGGCTTTCGAGTGCAAGATATGCCACAAGTTGTATAACAGCAGTAGTAAGAGCAAAGAGAAAGACATTTACCTGGATCTTACTGTTAGCGGTGGATTGAGGGAGTACATTGCGCCCAATCCAGCCGGGACTGACTTCTTCAGATATCGCCTCGTTTCCTTCTTGTACGAAAGAGGTTGGCGTCAGTATTTTGGCCAAAGCGGCTTCCCTGGACCTGATCAAGAG TTTAAAATGGCTATGGACTACTTTCAATCCGCTACTGATCAAGGTGAAGGTGGCGGTAGTGGTGGTGTAGTTGTGGATGTAAGCTGTGGGAGCGGTTTATTTTCCAGAAGATTTGCCAAATCCGGGGTCTTTGCTGGAGTAGTGGCGCTCGATTTTTCTGAGAGTATGCTTCGCCAGTGTTACAATTTTCTGAAGGCAGATCCTGCTTCCCTTTTTGCTAC CAATCTTGGTCTCGTGAGGGCAGATGTTTCTAGGCTTCCATTTGCATCAGGTTCTGTTGATGCTGTCCACGCCGGCGCTGCATTGCATTGCTGGCCGTCTCCATCCAACGCC GTTGCTGAAATCACTCGTATATTACGCAGTGGCGCCATCTTTGTGGGAACGACTTTTCTGCGTTCTAGTCCTTATACTCCATGGATATTCAAGCCTTTTAGGGAG AAGATGTCACGGAGCTCCAATAGCTATTTAacggagagagagattgaggacTTGTGTAGATCATGCGGTCTCACCAACTACTCGAGCAAAGTTCAGCAATCCTTCATCATGTTTTCTGCTCGGAAACCGGCTGTGTAG